A window from Micromonospora profundi encodes these proteins:
- a CDS encoding DUF2630 family protein, translating to MDDKTILNRISELVDEEHRLRAAAQAHESGTEGETSERLRDLEESLDQCWDLLRRRRAARETHGDPDAQGERPKPEVERYLQ from the coding sequence ATGGACGACAAGACCATCCTGAACCGGATCTCCGAACTCGTCGACGAGGAGCACCGGCTGCGCGCGGCGGCTCAGGCCCACGAGTCGGGCACCGAGGGCGAGACCAGCGAACGGCTACGCGACCTGGAGGAGTCCCTCGACCAGTGCTGGGACCTGCTGCGCCGCCGCCGGGCCGCGCGGGAGACCCACGGCGACCCCGACGCACAGGGCGAACGCCCCAAGCCCGAGGTGGAACGCTACCTCCAGTGA
- a CDS encoding cytochrome P450, whose translation MPLRRVLPALIRDPLGALVGFADDSGGEVVRLNLGSFRPYLVSHPEHLQRVLRDNVANYTRDGDGLLWRPVRRIVGDAILVAEGEVWESSRGALQPLFTAKRAETLVDKMAEAINEAVDEWLEPAREGRPIDGGAELTKIVLRTTMRVLFADRISVPDALRISAALDTLTTAMLPRLLVPFVPYAVPMPRDRAFNEAVRTIDEVVLPIIREARARPTDGDDIISTLCRPRADGSEPDEYAIRGDVVAMFSTATETTIALLSWLWPVLASRPDVAERMTDEIEQVVGTERVGRAHLPELRYGRMVLDEMLRLYPAGWMIPRTAVGDDVLGGVRIKAGGTVLVSPYVTQRMSTFWTDPAVFDPERFAPELPRRRYRYSYFPFGGGPHQCLGQYLFLLEAQLIVSTVLSRYRFRLRGPVDLTPRMGASLQPKQRAELILTPVAGTVVP comes from the coding sequence ATCCCGCTCCGTCGCGTCCTGCCCGCGCTGATCCGCGATCCGCTCGGCGCGTTGGTCGGCTTCGCGGACGACTCCGGCGGCGAGGTCGTCCGGCTCAACCTCGGCTCGTTCCGCCCCTACCTGGTCAGTCATCCGGAGCATTTGCAGCGCGTCCTGAGGGACAACGTTGCCAACTACACCCGCGACGGGGACGGCCTGCTCTGGCGGCCGGTCCGCCGGATCGTCGGCGACGCCATCCTGGTCGCCGAGGGCGAGGTGTGGGAATCCAGCCGGGGGGCGCTGCAACCGCTGTTCACCGCGAAGCGGGCCGAGACGCTCGTCGACAAGATGGCCGAGGCGATCAACGAGGCCGTCGACGAGTGGCTGGAGCCCGCCCGGGAGGGCCGGCCGATCGACGGCGGCGCCGAACTAACCAAGATCGTGCTGCGAACCACCATGCGGGTGCTCTTCGCCGACCGGATCTCGGTGCCCGACGCGCTACGGATCAGCGCCGCGCTGGACACCCTCACCACCGCGATGCTCCCGCGCCTGCTGGTGCCCTTCGTGCCGTACGCGGTGCCGATGCCCCGCGACCGCGCCTTCAACGAGGCGGTACGGACCATCGACGAGGTGGTGTTGCCGATCATCCGGGAGGCCCGGGCCCGACCCACCGACGGCGACGACATCATCTCCACCCTCTGCCGGCCGCGCGCCGACGGCAGCGAACCCGACGAGTACGCGATCCGCGGCGACGTGGTGGCCATGTTCTCCACCGCCACCGAGACCACGATCGCCCTGCTCTCCTGGCTCTGGCCGGTGCTGGCGTCCCGACCCGACGTGGCCGAGCGGATGACCGACGAGATCGAGCAGGTGGTCGGCACCGAACGGGTCGGCCGCGCGCACCTGCCCGAGCTGCGGTACGGCCGGATGGTCCTCGACGAAATGTTGCGGCTCTACCCGGCCGGCTGGATGATCCCCCGGACCGCGGTCGGCGACGACGTGCTCGGCGGCGTCCGGATCAAGGCCGGTGGCACCGTGCTGGTCAGCCCGTACGTCACCCAGCGGATGTCGACGTTCTGGACCGACCCGGCGGTCTTCGACCCGGAGCGGTTCGCGCCGGAGCTGCCCCGGCGGCGCTACCGCTACTCCTACTTCCCGTTCGGCGGGGGCCCGCACCAGTGCCTCGGGCAGTACCTGTTCCTGCTGGAGGCGCAGCTCATCGTCAGCACCGTGCTGAGCCGCTACCGCTTCCGGCTGCGCGGACCGGTCGACCTGACTCCCCGGATGGGCGCCTCGCTGCAACCCAAGCAGCGGGCCGAGCTGATCCTCACCCCGGTCGCCGGCACGGTCGTGCCGTGA
- a CDS encoding terpene synthase family protein, with amino-acid sequence MTGAPWPVQTGPDPVAEQGRVCALAVRGVRDLQGVTAAHPELFDAAPFDPALLSSVATVVAFIAPWHTAAELRITTRTVLWVFAADWQIDYLARSVDDVRQVVTDCLAVADGAAPPPGRHLARLLADLRDELATVPAFARLRPIWRDELARMLAAAAREWDWKNLPTDPTTGRRLPDLDRYLENADNSGSSFVNVTHWIATGDEKTLAQLTDLLDAGRGVQRVLRLVNDLATHDRDAEWGDLNALLLVDDPAQVHARLAELTTRSRGDLAALAQRCPRQADYLHRQISFTGGFYQVSDFWGERDE; translated from the coding sequence GTGACCGGCGCACCGTGGCCGGTGCAGACCGGTCCCGATCCGGTCGCCGAGCAGGGCCGGGTGTGCGCGCTCGCCGTGCGCGGTGTCCGCGACCTCCAGGGCGTCACCGCCGCCCACCCGGAGCTGTTCGACGCGGCACCGTTCGACCCGGCGCTGCTCAGCTCGGTGGCCACCGTGGTCGCCTTCATCGCGCCGTGGCACACCGCCGCCGAACTGCGGATCACCACCCGTACCGTGCTCTGGGTCTTCGCGGCCGACTGGCAGATCGACTACCTCGCCCGGTCCGTGGACGACGTCCGGCAGGTGGTGACCGACTGCCTGGCGGTGGCCGACGGCGCGGCGCCCCCACCGGGGCGACACCTGGCCCGGCTGCTGGCGGACCTGCGCGACGAGCTGGCCACCGTGCCGGCGTTCGCCCGGCTGCGCCCGATCTGGCGCGACGAGTTGGCCCGGATGCTCGCCGCCGCGGCTCGGGAGTGGGACTGGAAGAACCTGCCGACCGACCCGACCACCGGGCGACGCCTGCCGGACCTGGACCGCTACCTGGAGAACGCCGACAACTCTGGCAGCTCCTTCGTCAACGTCACCCACTGGATAGCCACCGGCGACGAGAAGACCCTCGCGCAGCTGACCGACCTGTTGGACGCCGGACGTGGCGTCCAACGGGTGCTGCGGCTCGTCAACGACCTGGCCACCCACGACCGCGACGCCGAGTGGGGCGACCTGAACGCCCTGCTGCTTGTCGACGACCCGGCGCAGGTGCACGCCCGACTGGCCGAACTGACCACCCGCTCCCGGGGAGACCTGGCCGCCCTCGCGCAACGGTGCCCCCGCCAGGCGGACTACCTGCACCGGCAGATCTCCTTCACCGGCGGCTTCTACCAGGTGTCGGACTTCTGGGGGGAACGCGATGAGTGA